The genomic window GCTTAAATACAGATGCAGTTTTGCTTGGCGCAATTGGAGATCCTAAGTATGATAACAACCCAAATGCAAAGGTTCGTCCGGAACAAGGATTGTTGAAACTGCGAAAAGAATTAGGCTTGTTTGCTAATATTCGCCCTATAAAACCTTATAAAGCCTTAATTGAATCTTCTCCTTTAAAAAGAGAAATTATTGAAGGAGCAGATTTCACCATTTTTAGAGAATTAACTGGTGGAGCTTATTTTGGAACAAAAACACTTAATGAAGAAGGAACACATGCTTCGGATTTATGTGAATATTCAGAAGAAGAAATTACCAGAATTGCACATTTAGCTTTTCAATCGGCACAAAAACGACGCAAAAAGCTAACGATGGTAGACAAAGCAAATGTTTTGGAGACTTCAAGATTGTGGAGAAAAGTAGTTCAGAAAGTGAGCGAAAATTATCCAGATGTTAAGCTTGATTTCTTATTTGTCGATAATGCAGCAATGCAGTTAATCTTAAATCCAAAACAGTTTGATGTCATTTTGACTGAAAATTTGTTCGGAGATATTTTATCTGATGAAGCAAGTGTGATTACAGGATCTATTGGTTTATTGCCATCGGTATCTTTAGGAGAGAAAAACGCTTTGTTTGAGCCAATTCACGGATCATATCCGCAGGCAAAAGGAAAAAACATTGCCAATCCGATTGCTTCGATTTTAGCGGCGGCGCTTTTATTAGAGCATTTTGGATTAACGAAAGAAGCTCATGTAATCTATAAAGCGGTAGAAAAAGCAATTGAATACAAAGTAGTTACAGTTGATTTGAAACCAGATTCAAAATTCGGAACTAACGAAGTAGGAGAGTTCGTTTCTAATTTTATTTTCAGCAAAGACGATTTGCTGTATTTTAATAATGATAATGTAAGTATTGGACAATCTACAATTGTTTAATATTTTTTGTTAAAATGTGAAGATAATCACAAGAAGTATTGTAAATGTTGAGATTTTATTTTTTTACTTCCAGAAGTTTTTTTACTTTTGTAACACTAAAAAATAAATGATGCAAATCTCAATTATTATTACTTCTGTCGTTGTTGTCAATGTGATTCACACATCTGCATCGGGAATGTTATAAATATAATTGAAAGACTATATTACAAACCTTCCAAATACTGGAAGGTTTTTTTTTTGAATAAAAATTAAAAATTAATATAAACAATAATGGAATTAAATAAGTACAGCAAGACCATCACACAAGATCAAACACAGCCTGCGGCACAAGCTATGTTGTACGGAATTGGTTTAACTGAAGAAGATTTAAAAAAAGCACAAGTTGGTATTGTGAGCATGGGTTACGATGGTAACACTTGTAACATGCACTTGAACGATTTAGCAAAAGATGTTAAAAAAGGTGTTTGGGATGCAGATCTTGTCGGACTTATTTTTAATACCATTGGTGTCAGTGACGGTATTTCTAACGGAACTGAAGGTATGCGTTACTCACTAGTTTCTCGTGATGTAATTGCAGATTCTATCGAAACTGTTGCTGGAGCGCAATGGTATGATAGTATTATTGCAATTCCTGGTTGCGACAAAAATATGCCTGGAGCATTAATCGCAATGGGAAGATTAAACCGTCCGTCAATGATGATCTACGGTGGTTCTATTCACTCTGGAAAATGGAAAGGAGAATCTCTTAATATTGTTTCTGCTTTTGAAGCTTTAGGAAAAAAAGTAAAAGGGGAAATCACTCCAGAAGATTTTAAAGGTGTTATCCAAAATGCTTGTCCGGGAGCAGGTGCTTGTGGTGGTATGTATACTGCAAATACAATGTCTTCTGCAATTGAAGCATTAGGAATGAGTTTGCCTTATAGTTCTTCTAACCCTGCTTTAAGTCAGGAAAAAAGAGACGAATGTCTTGAAGCTGGAAAAGCAATCAAAATATTATTAGAAAAAGATATTAAGCCAAGAGATATTATGACTCGTAAGGCTTTCGAAAACGCTATTACAATTGTAGCCGTTTTAGGAGGTTCTACAAATGCGGTTATGCACTTAATCGCAATGGCTCACTCAGTTGGAATCACAATTACTTTAGATGATTTTCAAGCAATTAATGATAGAACACCAGTATTGGCAGACATGAAACCAAGTGGTAAGTACATGATGGAAGACATTCACGAAGTGGGAGGTATTCCAGCAGTTATGAAATACTTATTGAAAGTTGGACTTATTCACGGAGATTGTTTAACTGTAACAGGAAAAACAGTGGCTGAAAATTTAGCTTCAACTCCAGATTTGCAAGACGGACAAGAAGTTATTCATGAAATTCAAAAAGCATTAAAACCAACAGGGAATATCCAAGTTTTATACGGAAATCTTGCATCTGAAGGTGCTGTAGCAAAAATCAGCGGAAAAGAAGGAGAATATTTCGAAGGTCCAGCTGTTGTATTTGAAGGTGAATTTGAAGTAATTCCAGGTCTTCAAGCCGGAAAAATTAAACCAGGTAATGTAGTCGTCATTAGAGGTTGTGGGCCAAAAGGTGGTCCGGGAATGCCTGAAATGCTGAAGCCTACATCTGCGATTATTGGAGCTGGATTAGGAAGCAGTTGTGCACTAATCACAGACGGTAGATTCTCGGGCGGTTCGCACGGTTTCGTGGTAGGTCACGTTACACCAGAAGCATATGATGGTGGTGGTATTGCACTAGTAAAAGATGGAGATTTAATTGCCATCGATGCTGTGAAAAATACAATCGACCTGAAGATATCTGACGAAGAATTTGCAGCAAGAAAAGCAGCTTGGGTTAAGCCAGCTTTAAAAGTTGACAGAGGGGTTTTACTTAAATACGCTAAGTCGGTTTCTAGTGCATCTACAGGATGTGTAACCGATAATTAATTATAAAAAAATCAAAAATCAATTTCAGCAACATTGAAATTGATAAAAAAAATATACTATGAAAATATCAGGGGCAGAAGCCGTTATAAGATGTTTATTAGCAGAAGGAGTAGATTTAATTTATGGTTATCCAGGTGGAGCTATAATGCCAGTTTACGACGAATTATATAAATTTCAAGATCAATTGCACCATGTTTTAGTACGTCACGAACAAGGTGCAACGCATGCAGCTCAAGGTTATGCAAGAGCTACAGGAAAAGTTGGGGTAGCAATTGCTACTTCTGGTCCAGGAGCTACAAACTTAGTAACTGGTATTGCAGATGCTCAAATTGATTCAACTCCATTGGTTTGTATTAC from Flavobacterium sp. KACC 22763 includes these protein-coding regions:
- the leuB gene encoding 3-isopropylmalate dehydrogenase, which codes for MNLKIAVLPGDGIGPEVILQAKKALYAIGEVYNHEFVFEEALMGAVAIDKTGNPLPEQTLNLCLNTDAVLLGAIGDPKYDNNPNAKVRPEQGLLKLRKELGLFANIRPIKPYKALIESSPLKREIIEGADFTIFRELTGGAYFGTKTLNEEGTHASDLCEYSEEEITRIAHLAFQSAQKRRKKLTMVDKANVLETSRLWRKVVQKVSENYPDVKLDFLFVDNAAMQLILNPKQFDVILTENLFGDILSDEASVITGSIGLLPSVSLGEKNALFEPIHGSYPQAKGKNIANPIASILAAALLLEHFGLTKEAHVIYKAVEKAIEYKVVTVDLKPDSKFGTNEVGEFVSNFIFSKDDLLYFNNDNVSIGQSTIV
- the ilvD gene encoding dihydroxy-acid dehydratase, yielding MELNKYSKTITQDQTQPAAQAMLYGIGLTEEDLKKAQVGIVSMGYDGNTCNMHLNDLAKDVKKGVWDADLVGLIFNTIGVSDGISNGTEGMRYSLVSRDVIADSIETVAGAQWYDSIIAIPGCDKNMPGALIAMGRLNRPSMMIYGGSIHSGKWKGESLNIVSAFEALGKKVKGEITPEDFKGVIQNACPGAGACGGMYTANTMSSAIEALGMSLPYSSSNPALSQEKRDECLEAGKAIKILLEKDIKPRDIMTRKAFENAITIVAVLGGSTNAVMHLIAMAHSVGITITLDDFQAINDRTPVLADMKPSGKYMMEDIHEVGGIPAVMKYLLKVGLIHGDCLTVTGKTVAENLASTPDLQDGQEVIHEIQKALKPTGNIQVLYGNLASEGAVAKISGKEGEYFEGPAVVFEGEFEVIPGLQAGKIKPGNVVVIRGCGPKGGPGMPEMLKPTSAIIGAGLGSSCALITDGRFSGGSHGFVVGHVTPEAYDGGGIALVKDGDLIAIDAVKNTIDLKISDEEFAARKAAWVKPALKVDRGVLLKYAKSVSSASTGCVTDN